The Panicum hallii strain FIL2 chromosome 9, PHallii_v3.1, whole genome shotgun sequence genome has a window encoding:
- the LOC112873778 gene encoding DNA polymerase delta small subunit isoform X1 translates to MPMERKQAAYSNLDERYAIQGEKYQGQQYSHIYFTRLHHMRNLLHALVPTWKPQLPVTTVLGLEEGKECIIVGTLYKHMKLKPSILDEYSKERSAIPLVKPHNFMHPDDHLILEDESGRVTLAGEIPPAAFVTGVVVALHGKETSAGNFLVEDVLEAGLPPQTALSSADEDKYVVFVSGLSVGSGTFNPLQFQLLIDHITGHLGDENEQTIASNIVRVVVAGNSVHISPRFVNGQTVASKDQSRIAEPIRELDIMLTQLVSSLPVDIMPGCHDPANFSLPQQPLHRCLFSGASAYNTFSSCSNPHQFELDSVQFLGTSGQNIDDLYKYSDAKDKLEFMERTLRWRHLAPTAPNSLGCYPYTDKDPFLVESCPHVYFVGNQDKYETRLLEGPEKQKVRLICIPRFSESGVAVMLNLRNLECSTLSFSTSFDA, encoded by the exons atgccgaTGGAGAGGAAGCAAGCCGCCTACAGCAACCTC GATGAGAGGTACGCGATCCAGGGGGAGAAGTACCAGGGGCAGCAGTACAGCCACATCTACTTCACGCGCCTCCACCACATGCGCAACCTCCTCCACGCCCTCGTCCCCACCTGGAAGCCGCAACTCCCTG TCACTACGGTGCTTGGACTCGAAGAAGGAAAGGAATGCATAATTGTTGGGACTTTATATAAGCACATGAAACTGAAGCCTTCCATTCTCGATGAATACTCAAAAGAG AGGTCCGCAATTCCTCTTGTCAAACCACATAATTTCATGCATCCTGATGATCATCTCATTTTGGAAGATGAAAGTGGAAGAGTTACACTTGCAGGAGAGATACCTCCAGCAGCATTTGTGACTG GGGTTGTAGTAGCTCTCCATGGGAAGGAAACAAGTGCTGGCAACTTTCTTGTTGAAGATGTTCTTGAGGCTGGTCTTCCTCCCCAAACAGCATTGTCTAGCGCAG ATGAAGACAAGTATGTGGTATTCGTGTCAGGGTTAAGTGTAGGGAGTGGCACATTCAATCCTCTGCAATTCCAACTTCTTATTGACCATATCACAGGGCATCTGGGTGATGAGAAT GAGCAAACAATAGCATCAAATATAGTGCGTGTTGTGGTTGCTGGAAATTCAGTGCATATATCACCAAGGTTCGTCAATGGTCAG ACGGTAGCATCAAAAGATCAATCCAGGATAGCAGAACCTATCAGGGAATTGGATATAATGCTTACACAG CTTGTGTCATCATTGCCTGTAGATATCATGCCAGGGTGCCATGATCCAGCAAATTTTTCTTTGCCTCAGCAG CCTTTGCATAGATGCCTTTTCTCTGGGGCGTCCGCCTACAATACTTTTTCATCATGTTCAAATCCCCACCAATTCGAACTTGACAGTGTCCA GTTTCTTGGAACATCTGGCCAGAACATAGATGATCTTTACAAGTACTCTGATGCCAAAGATAAGTTGGAATTCATGGAAAGAACACTAAGATGGCGCCATCTTGCTCCTACTGCTCCAAACAGCCTAG GATGTTATCCATACACAGACAAGGATCCTTTCCTTGTTGAAAGTTGTCCACACGTCTACTTTGTTGGGAATCAAGATAAATATGAAACTCGATTGTTGGAAG GCCCAGAAAAACAGAAAGTGAGGCTAATCTGCATCCCAAGGTTCTCTGAGAGTGGGGTTGCTGTGATG CTCAATTTGAGGAACCTGGAATGCAGCACATTGAGTTTCTCAACTAGTTTTGATGCCTGA
- the LOC112875743 gene encoding uncharacterized protein LOC112875743, protein MVAISPHLTATLPFLPTLRPRPRRLPPDAFAASVSPHRTAVVALHGSRHCNPLARRFHGFENTISFWTEHNKQALFASGRDSPSTKQSNSSGDSSSSPDGPPVLTILAGVIVFLLVLWVTGSIVTWIVGLVFVAAKS, encoded by the exons ATGGTTGCCATCTCCCCCCACCTCACCGCGACCCTTCCGTTTCTGCCGACTCTGCGGcctcgtcctcgccggcttCCGCCGGACGCCTTCGCGGCCTCCGTGTCCCCTCACCGAACCGCCGTCGTCGCCCTCCACGGCTCCAG GCATTGCAATCCTTTAGCAAGAAGATTTCATGGGTTTGAGAATACAATAAGCTTCTGGACGGAGCACAATAAGCAAGCTCTATTTGCCTCAGGCAGGGATTCTCCAAGCACAAAACAGAGCAACTCCAGTGGTGATAGCTCGAGTTCTCCAGATGGCCCACCTGTCCTGACTATTCTGGCAGGTGTCATTGTGTTCCTTCTTGTCCTTTGGGTGACTGGATCGATCGTTACCTGGATTGTGGGTTTGGTCTTTGTCGCTGCGAAATCTTAG
- the LOC112873778 gene encoding DNA polymerase delta small subunit isoform X3, giving the protein MLVARRGFYLSVTTVLGLEEGKECIIVGTLYKHMKLKPSILDEYSKERSAIPLVKPHNFMHPDDHLILEDESGRVTLAGEIPPAAFVTGVVVALHGKETSAGNFLVEDVLEAGLPPQTALSSADEDKYVVFVSGLSVGSGTFNPLQFQLLIDHITGHLGDENEQTIASNIVRVVVAGNSVHISPRFVNGQTVASKDQSRIAEPIRELDIMLTQLVSSLPVDIMPGCHDPANFSLPQQPLHRCLFSGASAYNTFSSCSNPHQFELDSVQFLGTSGQNIDDLYKYSDAKDKLEFMERTLRWRHLAPTAPNSLGCYPYTDKDPFLVESCPHVYFVGNQDKYETRLLEGPEKQKVRLICIPRFSESGVAVMLNLRNLECSTLSFSTSFDA; this is encoded by the exons ATGCTAGTTGCTCGCAGAGGTTTTTATCTGTCAG TCACTACGGTGCTTGGACTCGAAGAAGGAAAGGAATGCATAATTGTTGGGACTTTATATAAGCACATGAAACTGAAGCCTTCCATTCTCGATGAATACTCAAAAGAG AGGTCCGCAATTCCTCTTGTCAAACCACATAATTTCATGCATCCTGATGATCATCTCATTTTGGAAGATGAAAGTGGAAGAGTTACACTTGCAGGAGAGATACCTCCAGCAGCATTTGTGACTG GGGTTGTAGTAGCTCTCCATGGGAAGGAAACAAGTGCTGGCAACTTTCTTGTTGAAGATGTTCTTGAGGCTGGTCTTCCTCCCCAAACAGCATTGTCTAGCGCAG ATGAAGACAAGTATGTGGTATTCGTGTCAGGGTTAAGTGTAGGGAGTGGCACATTCAATCCTCTGCAATTCCAACTTCTTATTGACCATATCACAGGGCATCTGGGTGATGAGAAT GAGCAAACAATAGCATCAAATATAGTGCGTGTTGTGGTTGCTGGAAATTCAGTGCATATATCACCAAGGTTCGTCAATGGTCAG ACGGTAGCATCAAAAGATCAATCCAGGATAGCAGAACCTATCAGGGAATTGGATATAATGCTTACACAG CTTGTGTCATCATTGCCTGTAGATATCATGCCAGGGTGCCATGATCCAGCAAATTTTTCTTTGCCTCAGCAG CCTTTGCATAGATGCCTTTTCTCTGGGGCGTCCGCCTACAATACTTTTTCATCATGTTCAAATCCCCACCAATTCGAACTTGACAGTGTCCA GTTTCTTGGAACATCTGGCCAGAACATAGATGATCTTTACAAGTACTCTGATGCCAAAGATAAGTTGGAATTCATGGAAAGAACACTAAGATGGCGCCATCTTGCTCCTACTGCTCCAAACAGCCTAG GATGTTATCCATACACAGACAAGGATCCTTTCCTTGTTGAAAGTTGTCCACACGTCTACTTTGTTGGGAATCAAGATAAATATGAAACTCGATTGTTGGAAG GCCCAGAAAAACAGAAAGTGAGGCTAATCTGCATCCCAAGGTTCTCTGAGAGTGGGGTTGCTGTGATG CTCAATTTGAGGAACCTGGAATGCAGCACATTGAGTTTCTCAACTAGTTTTGATGCCTGA
- the LOC112877610 gene encoding uncharacterized protein LOC112877610: MATPQKKNQQQQPQGAVAVQHVAKASSDELLRKFADPDARHLATPPRRSLALRRKRSSRRVASGLSARDSDAAAAGASELAAPKRRRSIGGSADWRAGLLLPTTTAAASARKAQARRGGASRLEDAAGIGLILAALERTWRKTVAGASKMFVERHRTNHVLLISDMV, encoded by the exons ATGGCGACGCCTCAGAAGAAgaatcagcagcagcagccgcagggCGCGGTGGCGGTGCAGCACGTGGCGAAGGCGTCCTCGGACGAGCTCCTCCGCAAGTTCGCCGACCCGGACGCGCGCCACCTCGCCACCCCGCCCCGCCGCAGCCTCGCGCTCCGCCGCAAGCGCTCGTCCCGGCGCGTGGCCTCGGGGCTCTCCGCGCGGGACTccgacgccgcggcggcgggggccagCGAGCTGGCCGCGCCCAAGAGGCGGCGGAGCATCGGCGGGTCGGCGGACTGGAGGGCGGGGCTGCTCCTGCCGACCACCACGGCCGCTGCCTCCGCGCGGAAGGCTCAGGCACGCCGGGGCGGGGCCTCGCGGCTCGAAGACGCCGCGGGCATTGGCCTCATCCTCGCCGCGCTGGAGCGG ACGTGGAGGAAGACGGTGGCGGGGGCGTCCAAGATGTTCGTGGAGAGGCACCGGACGAACCACGTCCTGCTCATCAGCGACATGGTCTGA
- the LOC112873778 gene encoding DNA polymerase delta small subunit isoform X2: protein MPMERKQAAYSNLDERYAIQGEKYQGQQYSHIYFTRLHHMRNLLHALVPTWKPQLPVTTVLGLEEGKECIIVGTLYKHMKLKPSILDEYSKERSAIPLVKPHNFMHPDDHLILEDESGRVTLAGEIPPAAFVTGVVVALHGKETSAGNFLVEDVLEAGLPPQTALSSADEDKYVVFVSGLSVGSGTFNPLQFQLLIDHITGHLGDENEQTIASNIVRVVVAGNSVHISPRFVNGQLVSSLPVDIMPGCHDPANFSLPQQPLHRCLFSGASAYNTFSSCSNPHQFELDSVQFLGTSGQNIDDLYKYSDAKDKLEFMERTLRWRHLAPTAPNSLGCYPYTDKDPFLVESCPHVYFVGNQDKYETRLLEGPEKQKVRLICIPRFSESGVAVMLNLRNLECSTLSFSTSFDA from the exons atgccgaTGGAGAGGAAGCAAGCCGCCTACAGCAACCTC GATGAGAGGTACGCGATCCAGGGGGAGAAGTACCAGGGGCAGCAGTACAGCCACATCTACTTCACGCGCCTCCACCACATGCGCAACCTCCTCCACGCCCTCGTCCCCACCTGGAAGCCGCAACTCCCTG TCACTACGGTGCTTGGACTCGAAGAAGGAAAGGAATGCATAATTGTTGGGACTTTATATAAGCACATGAAACTGAAGCCTTCCATTCTCGATGAATACTCAAAAGAG AGGTCCGCAATTCCTCTTGTCAAACCACATAATTTCATGCATCCTGATGATCATCTCATTTTGGAAGATGAAAGTGGAAGAGTTACACTTGCAGGAGAGATACCTCCAGCAGCATTTGTGACTG GGGTTGTAGTAGCTCTCCATGGGAAGGAAACAAGTGCTGGCAACTTTCTTGTTGAAGATGTTCTTGAGGCTGGTCTTCCTCCCCAAACAGCATTGTCTAGCGCAG ATGAAGACAAGTATGTGGTATTCGTGTCAGGGTTAAGTGTAGGGAGTGGCACATTCAATCCTCTGCAATTCCAACTTCTTATTGACCATATCACAGGGCATCTGGGTGATGAGAAT GAGCAAACAATAGCATCAAATATAGTGCGTGTTGTGGTTGCTGGAAATTCAGTGCATATATCACCAAGGTTCGTCAATGGTCAG CTTGTGTCATCATTGCCTGTAGATATCATGCCAGGGTGCCATGATCCAGCAAATTTTTCTTTGCCTCAGCAG CCTTTGCATAGATGCCTTTTCTCTGGGGCGTCCGCCTACAATACTTTTTCATCATGTTCAAATCCCCACCAATTCGAACTTGACAGTGTCCA GTTTCTTGGAACATCTGGCCAGAACATAGATGATCTTTACAAGTACTCTGATGCCAAAGATAAGTTGGAATTCATGGAAAGAACACTAAGATGGCGCCATCTTGCTCCTACTGCTCCAAACAGCCTAG GATGTTATCCATACACAGACAAGGATCCTTTCCTTGTTGAAAGTTGTCCACACGTCTACTTTGTTGGGAATCAAGATAAATATGAAACTCGATTGTTGGAAG GCCCAGAAAAACAGAAAGTGAGGCTAATCTGCATCCCAAGGTTCTCTGAGAGTGGGGTTGCTGTGATG CTCAATTTGAGGAACCTGGAATGCAGCACATTGAGTTTCTCAACTAGTTTTGATGCCTGA